In one Roseburia intestinalis L1-82 genomic region, the following are encoded:
- a CDS encoding DUF5696 domain-containing protein yields MSKDKSVRTEKLKNVLKEKTKSLLGPVLILLLIVIGILIIAFWKEEETPEEIVKVNTYEGNSSDIVLENENLKMVMDPETTQFTVTKKSTGAIWYSNPQDADEDTVALKSDIENLKSTLLLTYSVVNGVDTLYNNYKYSISSKIFNIEATENSIKVDYSIGEVEKEYIIPLVAEEERMEELLGNMSKGDASMVKDYYKKYDINNLGKKDDKEALLEQYPILEEKVIYVLRDGVKDNLKKKLEEFFSEAGYTDEEYAVDKELYAQSGESDKPVFNVSIEYRLEGDDLVVTVPMSEIEYKDEYPIISLTILPYFGAGGTEEDGYMLVPEGGGSIIRFNNGKLAQNSYYSNVYGWDMAQGRDYLVHETRAYYGAYGIAKGDASYLCILEDGASYASVSADISGRTNSYNYVNANFTILHREQCDVADKYNGEMFMYEQQIPDENLVERFRFVDTGNYVDMANAYHDYLGEKYGEAFDKNTDETVPVAVEVIGAVDKVEQILGVPVSRPLALTTYEETQKMLQEIKESGVSNLSVKMSGWMNGGINQKILKDVDLISDLGSKKDIKSLLSYAEENDIDIYLDGVTNYANDSGVSDGFLVFRDAARLVSKEKVELLEYDTVYYGEQDWKDPYYLLKPTLVTEMMQNLSDAAAAYGAQGVSFRDTGYQLSADYNQKELVTRQTALNMQLEELENIKASGLSVMTNMGNDYVLGTTDFITNMDLKGSNYTIIDETVPFYQIAIHGYVNYTGKALNLSGDYQEELLKAAEYGAGLYFVFMDAESTELQNTYYTQYFGSNYDSWKDEMLEIYSRYDAELGKTYKQRITNHEVLDEGITLTAYEDGTKVYVNYSSTDYKIKSGITLPARDYMVIQ; encoded by the coding sequence ATGAGTAAAGACAAATCAGTAAGGACAGAAAAGTTAAAAAATGTCCTGAAAGAAAAGACGAAAAGTCTTCTGGGACCTGTTCTGATTCTGCTCTTGATTGTGATCGGAATATTGATTATCGCATTTTGGAAAGAAGAAGAAACCCCTGAGGAAATTGTTAAGGTTAACACCTATGAAGGAAATTCATCGGATATTGTACTGGAAAACGAAAATCTGAAGATGGTTATGGATCCGGAAACAACACAGTTTACAGTGACAAAAAAATCAACTGGGGCAATATGGTATTCCAATCCACAGGATGCGGATGAGGATACAGTTGCACTTAAGAGTGATATTGAAAATTTGAAATCAACATTGCTTTTAACCTATAGCGTTGTAAATGGTGTAGATACCTTATATAACAACTATAAATACAGTATTTCATCAAAAATTTTCAATATTGAGGCAACAGAGAACAGTATTAAAGTAGATTACTCTATTGGAGAAGTAGAAAAAGAATATATCATTCCTTTGGTTGCAGAAGAAGAACGAATGGAGGAATTGCTTGGAAATATGAGCAAAGGAGATGCCTCCATGGTAAAGGATTATTATAAAAAATATGATATTAATAATCTTGGGAAAAAGGACGATAAGGAAGCTTTACTGGAACAATATCCAATTCTTGAAGAAAAGGTTATTTATGTATTGCGTGATGGCGTGAAGGATAATCTGAAGAAGAAACTGGAAGAATTTTTCAGTGAAGCCGGATATACCGATGAAGAATATGCAGTAGATAAAGAATTGTATGCACAGAGTGGTGAATCTGATAAACCGGTTTTCAATGTCAGCATAGAATATCGGTTGGAAGGAGATGACCTGGTAGTAACGGTTCCAATGTCAGAAATTGAGTATAAAGACGAGTATCCGATTATTAGTCTGACAATATTACCATATTTTGGGGCAGGCGGGACAGAGGAAGATGGCTATATGCTGGTGCCGGAAGGTGGTGGATCAATCATCCGGTTTAATAATGGAAAACTTGCACAGAACAGTTATTATTCGAACGTTTATGGCTGGGATATGGCACAGGGCAGAGATTATCTGGTTCATGAGACAAGAGCATATTATGGAGCATATGGTATTGCAAAGGGAGATGCTTCTTACCTTTGCATCTTAGAGGATGGTGCATCTTATGCGTCTGTTTCAGCTGATATCAGTGGAAGAACAAACAGCTATAATTATGTGAATGCAAACTTTACGATATTACACAGAGAACAATGTGATGTAGCGGATAAATATAATGGTGAAATGTTCATGTATGAACAGCAGATTCCGGATGAAAATCTGGTAGAGCGTTTTCGATTTGTAGATACCGGAAACTATGTCGATATGGCGAATGCTTATCATGACTATCTGGGCGAAAAATATGGGGAAGCATTTGACAAAAATACAGATGAAACTGTACCTGTTGCTGTAGAAGTGATAGGCGCAGTGGATAAGGTAGAACAAATACTGGGTGTACCGGTTTCAAGGCCGTTAGCTCTCACGACATATGAGGAGACACAAAAGATGTTACAGGAAATAAAAGAAAGTGGTGTGTCAAATTTGTCTGTGAAAATGAGCGGTTGGATGAACGGAGGAATAAACCAGAAAATCTTAAAGGATGTGGACCTTATTTCTGATCTGGGAAGTAAAAAGGATATAAAGTCATTGCTTTCTTATGCGGAAGAAAATGATATAGATATTTATCTTGATGGTGTGACGAATTACGCAAATGACAGCGGTGTATCAGATGGGTTTTTAGTATTCAGGGATGCCGCACGTCTGGTAAGTAAGGAAAAAGTAGAACTGCTGGAGTACGATACCGTATATTATGGAGAACAGGATTGGAAAGATCCGTATTATCTGTTAAAACCGACGTTGGTTACTGAAATGATGCAGAATCTTTCAGATGCGGCAGCTGCCTATGGCGCGCAGGGAGTTTCGTTCAGGGATACAGGCTATCAATTATCTGCTGACTATAATCAGAAAGAACTGGTAACACGTCAAACTGCTCTTAATATGCAGTTGGAGGAACTTGAAAACATAAAAGCATCGGGTCTTTCAGTTATGACAAATATGGGAAATGATTATGTACTTGGGACTACAGATTTTATTACCAATATGGATTTGAAAGGTTCTAATTATACAATCATTGATGAGACGGTACCATTTTATCAGATTGCAATTCATGGATATGTAAATTATACAGGAAAAGCGCTGAATCTTTCCGGAGATTATCAGGAAGAATTATTGAAAGCTGCAGAATATGGAGCAGGTTTATACTTTGTTTTCATGGATGCAGAATCCACAGAATTGCAAAATACATATTATACACAGTATTTCGGCTCAAATTATGATTCCTGGAAAGATGAGATGCTGGAAATATATAGCAGATATGATGCAGAACTTGGGAAAACCTATAAGCAGCGTATCACAAATCATGAGGTTCTTGATGAAGGTATTACCCTTACAGCATATGAAGACGGAACAAAGGTGTATGTAAATTATAGCAGTACAGATTACAAAATTAAAAGTGGAATTACACTTCCAGCCAGAGATTATATGGTAATTCAGTAA
- a CDS encoding YIP1 family protein: MLASLKKKETYTHYLETLRYALYVITHPLDGFWDLTHEKRGSIAAANTIVLLTVLARIMKLQYTSFVFMQVYWEEINIFLYIASVLFPLALFCVGNWGLTTLFDGKGRLYQIYMGTAYALTPYPLIQIPMILFSNLVTEEEGAFYTFACTFSIVWAAILIICAMMEIHEYSLSKTLLFMVASGFAMLIMVFILLLFFSMISQGVAYFVSIVKEIMFRM, encoded by the coding sequence ATGTTAGCTTCGTTAAAGAAAAAAGAAACATACACTCATTATTTGGAAACATTAAGATATGCATTGTATGTCATCACCCATCCATTGGATGGCTTCTGGGATTTGACACATGAAAAACGTGGTTCCATTGCAGCTGCTAATACGATTGTTCTGTTGACGGTACTGGCAAGGATTATGAAACTTCAATATACGAGCTTTGTATTTATGCAGGTTTATTGGGAAGAAATCAATATTTTCCTATATATTGCAAGTGTTTTATTTCCGCTGGCATTGTTTTGTGTAGGTAACTGGGGATTGACCACATTATTTGATGGGAAAGGAAGACTTTACCAGATTTATATGGGGACGGCATATGCACTGACTCCTTATCCACTGATTCAGATTCCGATGATTTTATTCAGCAATCTGGTAACGGAAGAAGAAGGAGCATTTTATACCTTCGCATGCACCTTTTCAATTGTATGGGCAGCTATCTTGATTATCTGTGCCATGATGGAAATTCATGAATACAGTTTGAGCAAGACACTTCTTTTCATGGTTGCTTCCGGATTTGCAATGCTGATTATGGTATTCATTTTGTTGTTATTCTTTTCAATGATCAGTCAGGGTGTTGCATATTTTGTTTCCATTGTAAAAGAAATTATGTTCCGAATGTAA
- a CDS encoding carbohydrate ABC transporter permease: protein MQRRKKLRGLQRRNAISGYLFILPFIIGFLAFMVKPLFQSLYMSFCNVEIGAGSFDMILAGISNYVRAFTVDTEFTRLLAEEIGRMTYNSLAIMVFSFFVALILNQKFKGRALVRAIFFLPVILSSGVILGIEYDNSLLAGIQDTIQQSTGNASITGAIEKILMTSGIGGEVFDIVFEIVDGVYDVAIASGIQIIIFLSGLQTISTSMYEAADIDGCTKWESLWKITFPMISPLFLVNWIYTIVDFCMRSDNEVMEKISDTMIVDLNYGFASAMAWSYFLIVIAIIGISSLIISKGVYYYD, encoded by the coding sequence ATGCAGAGAAGAAAGAAATTAAGAGGTCTTCAAAGAAGAAATGCAATATCGGGATATCTATTCATACTGCCTTTCATTATTGGATTTCTGGCATTTATGGTGAAGCCGCTTTTTCAATCACTTTATATGAGCTTTTGCAATGTGGAAATCGGTGCCGGAAGCTTTGATATGATTCTGGCAGGAATTTCAAATTATGTCAGGGCATTTACCGTTGATACGGAGTTTACCAGATTACTGGCAGAAGAGATTGGCAGAATGACTTATAATTCATTAGCAATTATGGTATTCAGTTTCTTTGTTGCATTGATATTAAATCAAAAGTTTAAAGGACGTGCATTGGTTCGTGCCATTTTTTTCCTTCCGGTAATTCTTTCATCCGGTGTTATTCTTGGAATTGAATATGATAATTCACTCTTGGCAGGTATACAGGATACCATTCAGCAATCAACGGGAAACGCAAGTATTACCGGAGCCATTGAAAAGATTCTTATGACCAGCGGTATTGGCGGAGAAGTATTTGATATTGTATTTGAGATTGTTGATGGCGTATATGATGTAGCAATTGCATCTGGCATACAGATTATTATTTTCTTATCTGGTCTTCAGACGATTTCAACAAGTATGTATGAAGCAGCTGATATTGATGGTTGTACAAAATGGGAGAGTCTTTGGAAGATTACATTTCCGATGATAAGTCCACTGTTTTTGGTAAACTGGATTTACACAATTGTTGATTTCTGTATGAGGTCAGACAATGAGGTTATGGAAAAGATCAGTGATACAATGATCGTTGATTTAAATTACGGGTTTGCCTCTGCAATGGCCTGGAGCTATTTCCTGATAGTAATTGCCATTATAGGTATAAGCTCACTGATTATATCGAAGGGGGTTTATTACTATGACTAA
- a CDS encoding carbohydrate ABC transporter permease encodes MTKEVAIKKKESFWERNKKSNGLLLKKRAKSIAISMIRAILLFGMCFMILQPILNKISVSFMAEEDLYNAMVISIPEHFTTANYQLANQFMEYWSTLRNTLLVSFTIAILQIGVCTIVGYGFARFEFPLKKFWFACVMLVIIIPPQTISTSLYLHFRFFDILGIFKALTGSTLNLRGSAIPYYLMSAGCMGLKNGLYIYMIRQFFRNIPKDIEEAAYVDGCGTLRTFFQIMLPDAKPILTSCFLFAFVWQWTDGLYSKMFLGNIKLLSIQLTQIGEKLSHYLMYTMHQATGASVGYTQCIVSTGTLMVILPLLVLYLFAQKGFVESLSSTGIKM; translated from the coding sequence ATGACTAAAGAAGTGGCAATAAAAAAGAAAGAAAGCTTTTGGGAAAGAAATAAAAAATCGAATGGTCTTCTTTTGAAAAAGCGGGCAAAAAGCATAGCGATAAGTATGATTCGGGCAATTTTATTGTTTGGAATGTGCTTTATGATTCTTCAGCCGATTCTAAATAAGATATCTGTCAGTTTTATGGCAGAAGAGGATTTGTATAATGCAATGGTTATTTCTATACCGGAGCATTTTACAACTGCAAATTATCAGTTGGCAAATCAGTTTATGGAGTATTGGAGTACATTGAGAAATACACTTTTGGTATCGTTTACGATTGCGATACTTCAGATAGGTGTTTGTACGATTGTGGGATATGGGTTTGCGAGATTTGAATTTCCACTTAAGAAGTTCTGGTTTGCCTGTGTAATGCTGGTTATTATTATTCCACCGCAGACAATATCAACATCATTGTATCTGCATTTCCGCTTTTTTGATATTCTTGGTATTTTTAAGGCGCTGACCGGAAGTACTTTGAATTTAAGAGGATCTGCAATTCCGTATTATTTGATGAGTGCCGGATGTATGGGGTTAAAGAATGGATTATATATATACATGATCCGTCAGTTTTTCAGAAATATTCCGAAGGATATTGAGGAGGCAGCCTATGTGGATGGATGCGGAACATTAAGAACCTTTTTCCAGATTATGCTTCCGGATGCAAAGCCGATTTTGACATCCTGTTTCCTATTTGCCTTTGTATGGCAGTGGACAGATGGACTTTACAGTAAAATGTTCCTCGGAAATATTAAGTTGCTATCAATTCAGTTGACACAGATTGGTGAAAAATTAAGCCATTATCTGATGTATACCATGCATCAGGCAACCGGAGCATCTGTTGGATATACACAGTGCATTGTTTCGACTGGCACATTGATGGTAATTTTACCGCTGTTAGTCCTTTATCTGTTTGCACAGAAAGGATTTGTAGAAAGCCTAAGCAGTACAGGTATTAAGATGTAG
- a CDS encoding ABC transporter substrate-binding protein — protein MKKRSRVLSVLLTATMVVGVAGCGSSDAASDNAGSSAQETVGESTEAADEAETEEVGQYTVLTDESGNPYDLGGMEIIIADWFSSGEEEEASSAYDEAHQEYLDWIQETYNFTIKQQAVTSWGDSPEDYVNYATTGGDENYVFTLYQGSALTSAIQSGLMYDLSTLDCLDFSESKWDSVVKDTMSKGDSVYAMRAMDHEPTAGIYFNKRLLEEAGIDPESIYELQRNNEWTWDKFEELCKQVQKDTDNDGVIDLYAMTNFSCTLYPAAVYSNGGQFIGKDENGFYNDLESDATMEALNWALDMIDKYEMVYPEDAAWDYTYTAFANGEAVFTCAESYKAGDWADMEDDFGFVCFPMGPRMDHYVNYAQDNVFVIPSCYDAEKAWKIAFAFNLYNEPVPGFEDHEGWKDNYYKSFRDTESVDETLAIMVDSGVPMYDKLVNGIDMGPDLFWGISKDNTPAQKAESIRNTWQSYIDTANGK, from the coding sequence ATGAAGAAAAGAAGTCGTGTATTGTCTGTGTTGTTAACAGCAACAATGGTAGTTGGCGTGGCTGGCTGTGGATCATCGGATGCAGCATCCGATAATGCTGGTTCCAGTGCACAGGAAACAGTTGGAGAAAGCACAGAAGCTGCTGATGAGGCAGAAACAGAAGAAGTAGGACAGTATACTGTACTTACAGATGAATCTGGTAACCCATATGATCTTGGTGGAATGGAAATCATTATTGCTGACTGGTTCAGTTCAGGAGAGGAAGAGGAAGCTTCCAGTGCATATGATGAGGCACATCAGGAATACTTGGATTGGATTCAGGAAACATACAATTTTACAATTAAACAGCAGGCAGTTACCTCATGGGGAGATTCACCGGAAGATTATGTAAACTATGCAACGACTGGTGGAGATGAAAATTATGTATTTACACTATATCAGGGAAGTGCCCTGACATCAGCAATTCAGAGCGGATTAATGTATGATCTTTCTACATTAGATTGTCTGGATTTTTCGGAGTCGAAATGGGATAGTGTTGTAAAGGATACAATGTCAAAAGGTGATTCTGTTTATGCGATGAGAGCAATGGATCATGAACCGACAGCAGGTATTTATTTTAATAAGAGACTGTTGGAAGAAGCAGGTATTGATCCGGAATCAATTTACGAACTGCAGAGAAATAATGAGTGGACATGGGATAAATTTGAAGAACTTTGCAAGCAGGTTCAGAAAGATACAGATAATGATGGTGTAATTGATTTATATGCAATGACAAACTTTTCATGTACATTGTATCCGGCAGCTGTTTACTCTAATGGCGGGCAGTTTATTGGAAAAGATGAAAATGGATTTTACAATGATCTGGAATCTGATGCAACAATGGAAGCATTGAACTGGGCACTTGATATGATTGATAAGTATGAAATGGTATATCCGGAGGATGCAGCATGGGATTATACATATACTGCATTTGCAAACGGCGAGGCTGTATTCACATGTGCAGAATCATACAAAGCAGGTGACTGGGCAGATATGGAAGATGACTTTGGTTTCGTATGTTTCCCGATGGGACCAAGAATGGATCATTATGTAAACTATGCACAGGATAATGTATTTGTTATTCCATCTTGCTATGATGCTGAAAAAGCATGGAAAATTGCGTTTGCATTTAATCTTTACAATGAACCGGTTCCGGGATTTGAAGATCATGAAGGATGGAAAGATAATTACTACAAATCTTTCCGTGATACAGAATCCGTAGATGAAACACTTGCGATCATGGTTGACAGCGGCGTTCCTATGTATGATAAATTAGTAAATGGTATAGATATGGGCCCTGATTTATTCTGGGGTATTAGTAAGGACAACACACCTGCACAGAAAGCAGAATCAATCAGAAATACATGGCAGTCATATATTGATACTGCAAACGGAAAGTAA
- a CDS encoding glycosyl hydrolase 115 family protein, with amino-acid sequence MEFCLVNGEAATFLLEEECYSGVAKIAEKVCGDVELVTGIRPVTRRISKTYLDEQKESEYVVLVGTVGKSSVLEKLNGRVPLDKIRGKRESFLFQIVDNGTKATLVIAGSDKRGTIYGLFHLSEYMGVSPWVHFSDVLPEKRKKLTLTEKDNMISREPSVKYRGFFINDEWPAFGSWTFEHFGGFTEEMYDLIFETLLRLKGNYLWPAMWTSSFSLDGPGDANARLADEYGIVMSNSHHEPCLRHSEEWDLVRGEDSVYGNEWNYVTNREGLLRYWRDGLQRNGKFENIITIGMRGERDSMMLGSDATLKQNIDLLKDIITEQRKLIAECINSDAPQMIALYKEVEAYFYGNEGMMDGLKDWDGLDGVTFMLCEDNFGNMRTLPTAELKNRKGGWGMYYHFDYHGGPISYEWVNSSYLPKIWDQMTEAYEFGIRDIWVVNVGDLKFQEYPLSFFMDLAYDYDKWGISNYNAPEEYLKYWIDREFGSRLEHQAKQKLETIMKGYTRLSHNRKAEAMAPETYHPVHYCEAERMLKQVKELERCLAALEVQIPNELFPAFFELVYYPAKGSLNVQKLNLLAGMNHYYAKQGAVIANDYANELKKCIEADNRLTKQLNALLGGKWNGMGASEHIGFRNWNEEECQYPVRMYVEPANKARILSYVKGDGEVVTAGGDWTGKKLVLKQFLRPDTDNGTVVILNGGREPVEYEIQCDNPGIFFDKKSGRLETRDEITVSIDKNSMGENKTFVIHYRGGNIHCEIPVRQQLPEKLKEMTFVETDGIIAIEAEHYAEAESGDGGKFEKIPEYGKTLSGMKAYPCDRTFAENEGPKLIYRIYVEEEGNYRILLYTAPANPLNQWDRVEFGLSVNGRETRQIPLIPEHYISGEPSCQEWCEMVLNQIRIVECKDYLRQGENEIQIQAVKPGFLLEKLVIVKAEKKLPESYLGPEESYYIY; translated from the coding sequence ATGGAGTTTTGTCTTGTAAATGGAGAAGCAGCAACTTTTTTACTGGAAGAGGAATGCTATAGCGGTGTGGCAAAGATTGCAGAAAAAGTATGCGGGGATGTGGAATTGGTTACGGGAATCAGACCGGTAACAAGGAGAATTTCAAAAACATACTTGGATGAACAGAAGGAGTCTGAGTATGTAGTGCTGGTTGGTACGGTTGGAAAAAGTTCCGTATTAGAGAAATTGAATGGACGGGTTCCATTGGATAAGATACGTGGAAAAAGGGAGAGCTTTCTGTTTCAGATTGTAGATAATGGAACAAAAGCGACACTTGTTATTGCGGGAAGTGATAAACGGGGTACGATTTATGGATTATTTCATCTTTCCGAGTACATGGGTGTGTCTCCCTGGGTGCATTTTTCTGATGTGCTACCTGAGAAAAGGAAGAAACTGACCCTTACAGAGAAGGATAATATGATATCAAGAGAGCCGTCTGTAAAATACAGAGGTTTTTTTATCAATGATGAATGGCCGGCATTCGGAAGCTGGACTTTTGAACATTTTGGTGGATTTACAGAGGAAATGTATGATCTGATTTTTGAAACATTGCTTCGCTTAAAAGGAAATTATTTATGGCCTGCAATGTGGACATCTTCTTTTTCCTTAGATGGACCGGGAGATGCCAATGCGAGATTGGCAGATGAATATGGTATTGTGATGAGTAATTCTCATCATGAGCCGTGTTTGAGGCATAGTGAAGAATGGGATTTGGTAAGAGGTGAAGATTCTGTTTATGGAAATGAATGGAATTATGTAACAAACAGAGAAGGATTACTACGTTATTGGAGAGATGGACTGCAACGAAATGGAAAATTTGAAAACATCATCACCATAGGAATGCGTGGTGAGCGGGATTCGATGATGCTTGGATCAGATGCGACTTTAAAACAGAATATTGATTTGCTAAAAGATATTATTACAGAACAGAGGAAGCTGATAGCAGAATGTATCAATTCTGATGCACCACAGATGATCGCTTTATATAAGGAAGTGGAAGCATACTTTTATGGAAATGAAGGTATGATGGATGGATTAAAAGACTGGGATGGGTTAGACGGTGTTACATTCATGCTTTGTGAGGATAATTTTGGAAATATGAGAACCCTTCCAACAGCAGAACTAAAAAATCGAAAAGGCGGCTGGGGAATGTATTACCATTTTGACTATCACGGTGGTCCCATTTCTTATGAGTGGGTAAACAGTTCTTATCTGCCAAAAATCTGGGATCAGATGACAGAGGCTTATGAGTTTGGAATCCGTGATATCTGGGTTGTAAATGTGGGTGATTTGAAGTTCCAGGAGTATCCGCTGAGCTTTTTTATGGATCTGGCCTATGATTATGATAAATGGGGGATATCCAATTACAACGCACCGGAAGAATATTTGAAATACTGGATTGATAGAGAGTTTGGAAGCAGGTTAGAGCATCAGGCAAAGCAGAAACTGGAAACAATTATGAAAGGATATACTAGATTAAGCCATAACAGAAAAGCAGAAGCTATGGCACCGGAGACTTACCATCCGGTTCATTACTGTGAAGCAGAAAGAATGCTGAAGCAGGTAAAGGAATTAGAAAGATGCCTTGCAGCATTGGAGGTGCAGATTCCAAACGAACTGTTTCCGGCTTTTTTTGAACTGGTTTATTATCCTGCAAAGGGAAGCCTGAATGTGCAGAAACTGAATTTGCTGGCAGGAATGAATCATTATTATGCAAAGCAGGGAGCTGTGATTGCAAATGATTATGCAAATGAGCTAAAAAAGTGTATTGAGGCAGATAACAGGCTGACGAAGCAATTAAATGCGCTTTTGGGTGGAAAATGGAATGGCATGGGAGCGTCAGAACATATCGGTTTTCGTAACTGGAATGAAGAGGAATGTCAATATCCGGTCAGAATGTATGTGGAACCTGCAAATAAGGCAAGGATTCTTTCCTATGTAAAAGGGGATGGAGAAGTTGTTACAGCCGGAGGTGACTGGACAGGGAAAAAACTGGTATTAAAACAATTTCTTCGTCCGGATACGGACAATGGAACCGTTGTCATATTAAATGGTGGAAGAGAGCCGGTAGAATATGAAATACAATGTGATAATCCGGGAATTTTTTTTGATAAGAAAAGCGGAAGGCTTGAGACAAGAGATGAGATTACAGTAAGCATTGACAAAAACAGCATGGGGGAAAATAAGACTTTTGTAATTCATTATCGGGGTGGAAATATTCATTGTGAAATTCCTGTCCGTCAACAATTACCGGAAAAATTAAAAGAAATGACATTCGTGGAAACAGACGGAATCATTGCAATTGAGGCAGAACATTACGCAGAAGCAGAGTCGGGAGATGGTGGAAAGTTTGAAAAAATACCGGAATATGGGAAAACACTTTCTGGTATGAAGGCATACCCGTGTGACCGTACATTTGCAGAAAATGAAGGACCAAAACTTATTTATCGCATCTATGTGGAAGAAGAAGGAAATTATCGTATCCTGCTATATACTGCACCGGCAAATCCGCTTAACCAGTGGGATCGGGTAGAATTCGGTTTATCAGTAAACGGAAGGGAAACAAGACAAATCCCGCTGATACCGGAGCACTATATCTCGGGAGAACCATCCTGTCAGGAATGGTGTGAAATGGTACTGAATCAGATTCGCATCGTAGAGTGTAAGGATTACTTAAGACAGGGAGAGAATGAAATACAAATTCAGGCAGTAAAGCCGGGATTTTTATTAGAAAAGCTTGTAATTGTTAAAGCAGAAAAAAAATTACCGGAATCCTATCTGGGACCGGAAGAAAGTTATTATATTTATTAA
- a CDS encoding YesL family protein: MGEIFGLDGGIMKFLSKVSDICIISILWLICCLPIVTIGASTTAAYYTMVKVVKREIGTLHKEFFRSFRMNFKDSIVINLIYLFLMIILAFNIYMMYQQIGNPEDNFAFQMFFIYLALFILVFIAAIYTYPMLSRFEMSKIRLIKLSVLAMFHNFPISLLLVAIFVLSFLVIVMLPFGVLFMPGVCLYIYSYFMERVIRKYMTEEMIEAWDAMAEKETDI; the protein is encoded by the coding sequence ATGGGAGAAATTTTTGGATTAGATGGTGGCATCATGAAGTTTTTATCAAAGGTATCGGATATTTGTATTATCAGCATTTTATGGTTGATTTGCTGCCTTCCGATTGTGACGATTGGTGCTTCTACTACCGCAGCATATTATACGATGGTGAAGGTTGTCAAAAGAGAGATTGGAACATTACATAAAGAATTTTTCCGGTCTTTCCGGATGAATTTTAAAGATTCGATTGTAATCAATCTGATCTATTTGTTTTTAATGATAATTCTGGCATTTAATATTTATATGATGTATCAGCAGATCGGAAATCCGGAGGATAATTTTGCTTTTCAGATGTTTTTTATCTATCTGGCATTATTTATACTTGTTTTTATAGCTGCAATTTATACTTATCCAATGCTGTCCAGATTTGAAATGAGCAAAATAAGATTAATAAAACTATCTGTTCTTGCGATGTTCCATAATTTCCCGATATCTCTGCTTTTGGTGGCGATTTTCGTACTTTCTTTTTTGGTAATTGTAATGCTTCCATTTGGGGTATTGTTTATGCCGGGAGTGTGTTTATATATTTACAGCTATTTTATGGAACGGGTAATCAGAAAATATATGACGGAAGAAATGATAGAAGCATGGGATGCCATGGCTGAAAAGGAAACAGATATCTAG